The proteins below come from a single Nocardiopsis gilva YIM 90087 genomic window:
- the mtrA gene encoding MtrAB system response regulator MtrA, with translation MKGRVLVVDDDLALAEMLGIVLRGEGFEPSFVHDGDKALEAFRETKPDLVLLDLMLPGADGIDVCRQIRAESGVPIVMLTAKSDTVDVVLGLESGADDYIVKPFKPKELVARVRVRLRRTEEPAPEVLQIGDITIDVAGHAVRRDGEPISLTPLEFDLLVALARKPRQVFTREVLLEQVWGYRHAADTRLVNVHVQRLRAKIEKDPEHPEVVVTVRGVGYKAGTA, from the coding sequence ATGAAGGGACGCGTACTGGTCGTCGACGACGACCTCGCTCTCGCTGAAATGTTGGGCATCGTCCTCAGAGGCGAAGGCTTCGAACCGTCGTTCGTGCACGACGGCGACAAGGCACTGGAGGCGTTCCGCGAGACAAAGCCGGACCTCGTGCTTCTGGACCTCATGCTGCCGGGGGCGGACGGGATCGACGTCTGCCGGCAGATCCGCGCCGAGTCCGGTGTGCCGATCGTGATGCTCACGGCGAAGAGCGACACCGTTGACGTCGTCCTCGGCCTGGAGTCCGGGGCCGACGACTACATCGTCAAGCCGTTCAAGCCCAAGGAACTGGTCGCCCGCGTCCGGGTCCGGCTGCGCCGCACCGAGGAGCCGGCGCCCGAGGTGCTGCAGATCGGCGACATCACCATCGACGTCGCCGGGCACGCGGTCCGCCGCGACGGAGAGCCCATCAGCCTCACCCCGCTGGAGTTCGACCTGCTCGTGGCACTGGCCCGCAAGCCGCGCCAAGTGTTCACCCGCGAGGTCCTGCTCGAACAGGTCTGGGGCTACCGCCACGCGGCCGACACCCGCCTGGTCAACGTCCACGTGCAGCGGCTGCGCGCCAAGATCGAGAAGGACCCCGAGCACCCGGAGGTCGTGGTGACCGTCCGCGGTGTCGGGTACAAGGCGGGAACCGCCTGA